The Porphyrobacter sp. HT-58-2 genome segment TGATGCTGCTCGAATTCGGGGCCGATGCGCTCGCGGGCCAGCACGCGACCTATGACCAGCTATTCACCGAGGAATATCAGGAGCGCCTGATCGCCGCCTATTGGGCCGAGATCGAGCGCCATCCGGCCGTGGCAGGCGGCCACGTATGGAACTTCGCCGATTTCCGCACCGCGCAGCATGGACGGCGGGTCGTCCATAACTTGAAGGGCGTGTTCACCCGCACCCGCGAACCCAAGATGGCCGCCTGGGCGCTGCGCCGCATGTGGGGGGCGGCATGAGCGAGATTCGCCCGCTTGCCCGGAAGGGCATGATCGGCTGGGCGGCGGGCGATTTCGGCTTCAACATCTTCTGGCAGACGCTCAACCTGCTGCTGCTGCCGTTCTACACCGATGTGCTGGGGCTGGACGCCGCGCTGGCTGGGACGGTGTTCCTGATTGCGAGCCTGTGGGACGGGTTTGCCGACACCATCATCGGCGCGCTGGCTGACCGGACGCGCAGCCGCTGGGGATCGTACCGGCCCTATCTGATCTTCGCCTCGCCAGTGCTGGTCGCCTCCTTCATCCTCGCCTTCCTGACGCCCGATTGGGAGCAGGGCGGGCTGTTCCTCTATGCCCTGCTCAGCCAGATCTTCCTGCGCACCGCCTATTCGCTGGTGTCGATCCCCTATAGCTCGCTGTCGGCGCGCATCTCGCAGGATGCCGACGAGCGCGCCAGCATGGCGGGCTGGCGGATGTTCTTTGCCTTCTCCGGCGGGGCCTTCGTCACCTTCGTCATGCCGCAGCTGGTGCAGTCGCTGGGCGAGGAGACGAGCGCCAACACCTATATCCTCGCCGCCGGGGTGACCGGCCTCATCAGCCTGCCGTTCTTCTGGCTGACCTTCGCCGCCACCTCCGAGCCCGAGCGTTTGCGCGACGCCAATCCGCGCGGATTCTCGGTGACGGCGAGTGTCGAGGATTTCCGCGACACCCTGCGCATGGCGG includes the following:
- a CDS encoding MFS transporter gives rise to the protein MSEIRPLARKGMIGWAAGDFGFNIFWQTLNLLLLPFYTDVLGLDAALAGTVFLIASLWDGFADTIIGALADRTRSRWGSYRPYLIFASPVLVASFILAFLTPDWEQGGLFLYALLSQIFLRTAYSLVSIPYSSLSARISQDADERASMAGWRMFFAFSGGAFVTFVMPQLVQSLGEETSANTYILAAGVTGLISLPFFWLTFAATSEPERLRDANPRGFSVTASVEDFRDTLRMAAANGPLVRIFGCIIVSSLAFTMTNKCLVYYVTYYLERPDLVPRIVPFALAINLAFAPLWAMLARRTSKRATWLAANALSAVGYTAFFLSPSRDPIIASALIAVISAGNVAYQVLFWAMLPDTVEYNAWKTGQRHDGKVFGIASFAKQLALGLNGGLLGVLLVWIGYTPNVPQSEATLWGLKAIMALVPLTGVALSAWLIWGYPLDRDMHRRLVEGRYDGTH